A region of the Echeneis naucrates chromosome 22, fEcheNa1.1, whole genome shotgun sequence genome:
TCTCCTGCCCAGTCGCAGCTGGACTTCAGCCTCAGGTTCACATCACAATGACAGACACCAACCCTCCACTTATCTGTGTCAAGTGAGATAGACTTGCATGTAAATTTAGAGATATGAGATATGTAGATCTAGATCTTGAAGTGAGGCTGAGGTCTGGGTGAGGCATTCAGCTGAAATCTGCTGCCTGGTCTAAAGCTCAATGTAAAATAACTGTCGTAGTGCTGTGCAGTACAAACAGTTGTACTAAGGGTGTGCATTTTCCTCAATGAGTGCAAACTTAGTGTTGTCTCTTCCTTCAAAAAAAGAATACACCAAAAGATTGCGATAACAACcacaaataagaaaacaaatacagcttTATTGAACATCACTGAGACATGTAAACAAGATAAACTGGATATTAATTAAACAACGCTCTTACTTTTAGCCAAACAGGGATCAGAACTCATATAAAGTTTGATACATAGTTAATTtgattttgcacattttcaggATTGATACTTTTGAAAATACAccaaattttaaagaaaaaaaaaaaaaatctacaaacaCTGTTGCACCTCTGTCTCTTATTCATTGCCGCCAAGGGTGTTTAAAGATTTTTGTGGGGTGCCAGAAAGATGTGTGTTATAtggctctgtgctgctgtcaggtaagttgagaaagaaaagaaccaATGACCTATGGGAAAACAAGTTAATGTATGTAAGACCAATGAGTTTTTTAATCCTTCAAAGTCAATAATAGCAGTGTTAACCTTACATTCACACCATACAGACCTTTGCCATatctcctgcagctcctggagCAGAATTCAGTGATGGTTCCTGATGCCACAACTCCAATAACTGCTGATTAAAGACTTGGAAATTCCTGTAATAAGGataagatacaaaaaaaaaaaaataaataaaaaactttacAGCAACCAGCAACAGTTGCAATCTGTTTTGATCTGATAATTTTGCTGATATATACAGCAGTTTTCCATGTCTAGTATTACACGTTTTATAGACGACTTACTTATCTAACAGAGGTTTAGATGATCCACTATAGCCACTTGCTTTTAGTTCGGCCCACCActtttttaaaactgaattgaTCCAGTTCAAACCAACTATAAGATACCTATAAGTGTAAAAGACAGTCATAAATAATTTGAATTTCCTGCTACTGATCATGCTGTATGTGCGTTGTATATGCATAGTATTTTGTAATCGCTCTATTGCAGTAACAATGCAGGTTATTCCAACAGATATACTCACTCTTCATATGGATTGCTGAGGACTCTCTTCACTAAAGGAAAGAGGTCAACACAACAGCCAATGGTAATCTTGGCAGAATCCTGGTCAATGCTgtcaaaagaaatgtaaatcCCATTCCCATTCAATTTCACTTTGGGATGTGTTACTCTGTCTTCAGCAAAATACAATACTTACCTTTTGCTTATCAGGGGCAGGAAATCTACGAACACACCAGTGTCTTCCATTCTGTACAAAGACAATGATGTAACAACACTTTCGAAGCTGTAGTGCATACGTTGTGTGACCTGTTTGAAACAAACTATACACCACGCACCTCAGGAAATATTTCAGTAACTCgccaacatttctctgccaaaGCGTTAAAGCTACTTTCAGTCTGAGATTTCTTCCAAAGAGAACATCCGTCATTGCACTGTGATCCCTTGTGAGCTGAAAAATATGGATAGGTTCTGATAGATTATGCATCTCAAACAATttgcaaatgagaaaaacagcagcaaaaggaGCAGAGACATAGTATTTCAAACCTCGCTGAGAGTAGAGTCAATTTGTTCAGAACTTGTTCTACAAGTCTTGTAGGCACTGTTAACATTTAATGGAAACTCCCAAGGTTCCATGTCAAAAGTCTCCTGTTGCACGTCCAGTAAACAGTTCGTCTCATTCTCCTTGTTTGCAGCATCATAGTTCCTCACAGACCCGACCTGCTTCCTCCGGGCCACCATCAGGTGATGGGTCTTCCTCTTACATGACACAACTCTCTTCACTCTGCCTGGGTTGTTCCCTGAGCGGCTCACTGGATACCTGGGTGAAGTAAAATGTTCTGGTgggattgtaaaaaaaaacaaacaaacaaacaaacatatttgcGATAGCTGCATTGAACACAATGTGTGACTTACTTCTTTTTGTTGGACTCCTCATTTTTATAATCGTCCACCTGCATATACAGAAATAGTTTTCACTACAATAAACAGCAAAAGACTTCAAATCAGCAATGCTTGTCacctcttttgtgtttttcctatGTGGATAGGTCACTTTGTACTGGGCTGTATCACCATGGAAGAAATGCTCAAGATTTTGATAGTCTCCATCCTCACTGTTGGAGTTCATAATGCCTAAACAAAGAAAGATTGTAACAGCAGTTAAACCACTCACCATAATTATAAGCATCGTTTCACAGCACTCATActgttttgttaaaatatgTAGAGTAAGAAAATAAGTAACCTCCTGTAGGAGAAAGGAATAATAGCTAGAAACTTTAACTTAGAAAACTATATTTTCCTGTGTCAAACGCTCAAGAAAgacataataaaacacaatttcccATAATCCACGTGGGCTTTGTTGTCCCTGTGCTCAGTGACGTCGTAAATAACGACTTCCTGGACCGAACAGCTGAGTTGTGTTGTGAGTGTTTAAATGATTCATATAACATTTAGATAACTTATCGGGTTCAGACCGACTTTGTGCTTTAAAAAACGGATTTCTTCAAGTTTTAAATCCCgctcaaacacaaaataaatgtctccGTGTTGTGCGGCGATGTGCATCTTAATGTGCAGTAACTTCGCTGTTATTTACGGATTAACAGCTAACATAACCGAAAGACGAGGCCGGCCGGGACAGCTGAGGTCTATGAAGTAGTTAGCCAGCGTGTCGCCTTCTTCGGCTGCGTTAACACGTGGAACAATGAACTAATCCTAAACGCTGTCTCGATCGTACTTACcccgttttttcttttttaaacagagACAACAGAGCTAAATGCCACTTTTGATAAAAATCCAGCTAGCTCAATAGCTAACTGACACTTCCAACCGATTCCGCCTCATGCCGCCCAATCTCAGGGAATAAAGCATTTTATTCATAACGAAGTTTGTGGGATGTGCCCCCTCTAGCGACTATTGAGACGCCAATGATTCAGATTTCCCCGTTAAAAGGGGTGGCTTAGAAAACTAAATAATGCTTCCAGTCACTAGATGTCACCGACGCCTTCAATGACACAATTAATCAGTAATATCATCTTGTTAGAATAGTTTGCGATCAAATTAAAAGTGGTGCGTCCTGAGCCCATTATAGCGCCTTAATCCTGATGGCAGGGTATCAGCTGTTTGCAGGGGGACTTCATTGACTGAAGCAAGCTGTGGCTTGTGGGCTAGTCTCCACTGCGCCTCAGCTGACTTCCACAGACATACTTCCCTGACTACACaaccaaaaacaacatcagctgtttttattgACACATCATCTCTTTCCATGCAGTTTTGGCTGATCCTGCAAGTGTTGTTAAGGAGTTGCATCGTTGCATCAGGTGACTTCAGGTTCACTGATCCAGTCcagttcttttctttgtctatCAAGGACAAAAACTCaagtctgtgggtgtgtttgtgcttcgCTGATCTGCATTGGATAAACTTACATTAAGGCAGGTAAGTTATTTGAAAGCTAAAAAAGGAATACATTTATCCACTGAGTTTTATAGTTCTCTAAAGCTCATGTGATTGCAGTGACGAAACAGTCTTATTGTCTAGGTGTGTTCTTGCTTTAACTACTGTTGTGTCTCTGCAATGCAGTGTGAAAATGGTGCCTGTTCATGCTGCCTGGGCATTCTTAGGCCTCGCACCCCTGTTGGTGCTTGGTGTTCCTCCCATCTGGACGCAACCAGAGCAGGTACACCTCTCCTATCCGGGTAAGAGcttgagctgtttgtgttggctTCATGTGCTTACATTTAAGGATGCTATTTTTACCTGATGAATCTCAGCCAGTGTCCAGGTCAGACTGATTGCGCATCCGCAGCTGTTTTGTACAGATCGGCCAATAATGCATTCACTAAAAGCACTGGTTCttttacaaagaaaacattatgtTACTGATCATCAAGTTCATCAACTATATGTTCAGTTTCACTCTCAGTGATCTTGTTATTAAAAAGACTTTCATCTGATGTAACTAAATTCAGGTCTAATGTCCTTGACgaaacatttagttttattcacCGCAGCAGGACATTTTGCTGAATTGTCCTGGTGTACATTAATGCTCCTTGTGCACTCTCTGTAAGTCATTTAATGAAGGTTAAAGGCTTAAACTGCCACACATGTAATTGATGTTACCCTGATTCACTCAGTCAATGCAACAGAAAATtagttttgttctttctttatgAAGGTGAAACATGTGGTAGTCATTTAATGAGTTGATGTCTTGATAAATTGAATGCCTGGCCAGTCGTCAGCTAAACTCAGTATCTTGCCAGTGGCAAGATCAAAAGCACCTTTTATTGTGCAAAGTCAGCATCTCTTGGCTTTCACAAATACGCCAGTAAGTGAATCCAGTAGTTCTGTCGGATCAATATACATTACTTTCCGACAGCTGGGAACCTTTCTTCACAGGAGTGCCTGGCTCCATGGTGGTGACCTGGACCACCTTCAATAAGACAGAGAGCAAGGTGGAGTACGGACTTCTTGGGGGTCAGCTCTTTGAGATGACTGCCCGAGGTAATGCTACTTTGTTTGTGGActcaggagaggagaaaaggggaatGTACATCCACAGAGTTACTCTTATCGACCTTAAGCCTGCTGCTACTTATGGTGGGTTGGATTTTACCATGAATGACTTTCTCTTTGTGCTTACCACACTGTCTCACACATAACTTGTAAAGGTTAACATCTCTCTTATGTTATTTCAGTGTACCACTGTGGCAGCGATGTGGGTTGGAGTGATGTGCTCTCCTTTACTGCTCTGAATGACAGCACCAATTTCAGTCCCAGGTTTGCGCTGTATGGTGACCTTGGCAATGAGAACCCTCAATCTCTGGCTCGACTACAAAAGGAGACACAGCTTGGCATGTACGATGCCATCCTGCACATAggtaacacatttttttttttttgctactttCTCATGGTGGGActtgttgtgatttggcgcaatataaataaattagatttgatttgattcgcCAGGTTAAGCTCCATTATTGTAAAAATTGTAAAAACTACAACAATCTGCACTTGAAAATCAGTGAAAGAGAAATTAAGCTTTATCAGCGGGAGCCCAAGGGATCAATCATCCACAGATACCTGGCACAACAACAGAGAGTATTAACATAAATCAAATCCTAGCTGAGAGCTTACAGGGATGTCTACTGATGAGGTAATTCATCAAGACAGTAATTATTGTGACCAACAAAATACCTATTTGTCATTtgtaatttttacttttgaacAACGTGTTGGATCACTTTCTCGCTCCACCATTTCACTGTTGAAATTATTTGTaggaacataaaaaaataataaaacaaatacagttctgttttttttgccGAAAACTCAGACTGAATCTCTGGTTCACTAGTTTTCGGCCCTGGCCTCATTTTCCCGCTAGGGCATATAATTGATTTGAATACTAAgtcaaaaaaaagttttcagtgtTGCCTATATATGTTTTTGAATCCCTGATTAACAAATCTTTTTAGCTAACTGTTGTCATACTCATTTATGAAAGCAATATTTTGACCGTTTGACCCTAATCACTTTCTTGCTGAGTGTAATCTGAGAAGACTGATGCCACACTCGACTCTGCTAGCATGGCAGGTCTAATGTTTATCATTAAGTTAGTTCCATTAGTATAGGCAGAGCCAGGCTACTCTTACTCCCCAAATGAAAACTGGTGTTTtaggatgaaaatgaaaagaaattattatcattatctgtTGTGGTGCTCataagtgaaacaaaaaatcaataaagaatACAACAACTTAGCCTAatgtatagatttttttgtttttgtttttcaggggACTTTGCCTACGACATGGATGAGGTATTTTACTGCCCTGTGTTTCAGATATGATAACCTCTGACTACATCTGAATTCAGTTTAAATCATTGACAGCCAATTTCTTTCATCAGCAGTTTATACTCTCTGATATTCCACTAATTCCACAACGACAGATGAGATAAGCCATGTAACTTTTCACCACCATGGCTCACTACTCTTTATTATCAGTGCACTAAAAGGCACTCAGCTGTGGTTGAGACACAGCTTATGATTAGCATTACTGCAAAATGCCTTAAGGCTGTGGTGAAAGATGAGAGTCCAGGTCATGTCGCCCAAgtatttcatgaataaaaagtGCTATTCAAAACCTTGGAGCTTAAGACTCAATAACATATTTACtcatgtgaaaatgttccagatgtcaTCCTTGATACTTAGTGGATAAAACTTTGTTTTGGATACTCGTATCTTCTTTCTTGAAACAagttttttcattattagtGCCTTTTCTTAATATGGAAAGAAAGGTAAATGCAATCAGCAGACTTCTATAAAAATTAATAACAAGCTGGAATGTAGAAGACAATCCTGTGGCTTCATTGATAttataaatggaaaaacagagaaagagaatttAGTCTAAAAGGTCATTCATGGTTGTGGTGGGTAAAAGCTGCCAGAATAACCACGAACTGCCTATTGTTTGTTTGGTAGGCCTATTTCTTGCATGCGAGTTCTACAAATGAGTCAGTTCTTAAAACTAATTTGGTTGAATGTCAgtgaatggaaataaaaagagaaacattgGAGCCCTATGGAAAAATCTTTGGCGTTATGTTTAATGACCAAATGATACTGTTCCAGGACAACGCCAGGATTGGTGATGAGTTTATGAGGCAGATCCAGTCCATAGCAGCCTACGTGCCCTACATGACTTGTCCAGGCAACCACGAAGCTGCATAGTAGGTGGAACTCCATAACTATTTATTTTCTTAGTCTGACACACAGGAATCATTCTTTTAGGTGTCTTGAAACAGTCTTTGTCAGTAACCATTTTGTCTAAACTTTCTATAAGTCAATGTTTTCCTTTATatgtaaagtaaaatttcataCCCATCCCTCCccacacaaaaaacaagaaaaaaacaaaaacaaaaaaagaacaacatctCTGGTCAGCAGTTTCTCTGCTAGAAAATCTGTTGGTATGCCGAAAACTCCTCACGATACCATTTAAACAGATGGGAGCTATTTAGGTCTGCAAAGACTGGAGCGGCATCAGGAACCACCAACTTCTAAACAAGGCAACACtatccaaaacaaacatttatcagACTGCGAATCATCAGCCAGCTATCTGCTTTTTAGTTCCCACAAATGAACTGTGCCGGTGGGAAATTTCTGCGTTTTAACTCATTGTCTCTGAATGTGGTGTTCACATTTAAGTCTGGGAAATATTCTGGCAGGGAGACATTCTAGCCAATAGAGACTCAGTGGtataaaaattaatttgataTGTTGATCATCGTAAAATTTATATTATAATTGTTGGAGCATTTGAATCATTTTTTGGAAGCCATGTCCTGAACTTTTGAGCGTTCTAGCCTTTCAAATTAGCTGTTTCTCTGtcggatttaaaaaaaaaaaaagaaaagttcagtttatcaatgaaaaacagattaatGAATTAAGAGAGTTAGAATGTGTTAAACCATAATGAAATCATACTCGCCAATAGTCCAGATTTTTGATTATAGATGTTGTGATACTACAATGGTGCAGATTACACATTTATTTGAGTGAATTTGAGTCTATTTGCAGCCTTCACATTGACAATAATcaaatgtgtattaaaaaaTGGATATTGATTAAAATATGCCATGTATTAACTTCCCTTTAGATAAATATTCTGTAATATGCATTGCTGCTAGTTAGATGAATTCAGTAGAATGCGAGGTGAATTGCAAACTCAAAGTTCATACAAGTGTCACTCTATATTATTGGTGATGGAAGATTTACAGCAGCCTTCATATGCTTTTTATCCTGAGGATCAGCAGCTACTGTCTGTTGAATTCCAGGAACATCTGCAGGACTTGGTTCAGTGTGTTTATGCGTTTTTAAAAAAGTCTTGGTGCCTGATCCTGTACCATAATATTTACTTGCTTTAATGTACAGACAGTCCTCGTCTGGCCTTGCTATGTGTAATGTGACCGCTGCCTGGTCCTCATTTAGCTAACAGTAGTCTCTTTTTCTTGGCACTGCATCTTGACATTAGAAACTGATATCAAGAACGAGCTTGCTGCATTACATAACCAGCCATCCAGTTCTTCCCGCCTTCTCCTATacctaaatgtgtgttttgttctgcGGTGTTgtttaaaatccaaatattCCCAGTGGCTGgctcctgtctctcttccttGCTGTCTGTTGTGCTTCCCTCTCACTATActtctctgttcctctctctttccaacCTCAAAACCTAATGGGTAAAAGGCAATTGAAACTGTGCTGACCACAAACGTTTTCAGTCAGCATTCCAGCAGTATGAGAACAGCCGGTCCACAGAAGATGCTAAGGCCTCAATCAAAACTCTCTTTGTCCCCTAAGCACAATGCGTGTTTCATCAGGTCCTGGGGCAAACTGGGAAGTCACTGTCATTGTTTGAAACTAAACCCAGTGATATGAGTTAGTAATGTGCCCCTTGACAACTACAAGTGGTATTAAGCTGATCAGATGATGAAAATATGtaatccaaaaaaaaagtcGTGGTGGCTCAGGCTTTTCTCATTCAATTTAACAACAACCAGATTTCTTTCTTGACTTTGTTTTAGTAGAAAAGCAACACGTGGAAATAAGCATGCCTAGGGTTATACGGCATGAGTCACTTGTTACGTGGTAACTTCACAGCACATCTTAATGGAACAAATATAAGCTTATCATATTTGTATTAGAATCAGATTTTCCACATCTGAGCCTCAAAATGAAAGCCTTTGGCCTGTGGTTGACTGTGTTTCTACAGGCAAAATCCTTTCCATCAGATGCAGGTTGTATCTGTTTGGATTCCAAGCAGATCTGTGTATTATTTCACTAAATGAAAATTGAGTGTTTATTACTCATTACTGAAAGTACTACCCCACAAAATGTTTGCTAGTTCCCTTGCTAGCCACAAGATGGGACTATAAACTCATTTTATAACTGTTCCTGGTTCAGTGTTATGACTTCATGCCCCAGTTGGGTTTCACAGGAGCAAATCGCATCCTACTGGCTCTATGTGAACTTCAATAAATTACATCCTTCAGTTCCACTTTGTGGGGTGCTACAGCCAGCCTCATTTGGTATCATTTGGTTGGGAttcaccctggacaagtcgccaGTCTATCGTAGGGCCAACATATAGACACAAATGACTTACAGAGACTGGCAGCCATTCACACTCACGCTTATGGgcaatttattttattggaCCTTGGTATCGAACCTTATGAAACCCACCTTATTGAAATTATGGCAGAAACAGGTCATTTGTTTTAGTCTACTTCGGCTGGCAAATGTTTCTGATCCTCCCTTGGTTTCCCTCTTCCTTGCCTTTGACCTCTGGCCCTACTGTTCTCTAGTTACCCCTAATTCAACACTGACCCAGTGAGCGGAGGGATATGAACCGTCCCACCCTGCCCCGGCTGCTGTTCAAAATATTGCCTCTTTTTCCTTATGTAAGATAAGAAAACAATCATTCCCATCACGTTGCTTCGTTAATGGCCCATTGCAAAGACTGGCTCTTGCTTTTGTTCTGGAGCCAATTAAATTGGCATCAG
Encoded here:
- the LOC115036267 gene encoding KATNB1-like protein 1 isoform X1; translation: MLIIMVSGLTAVTIFLCLGIMNSNSEDGDYQNLEHFFHGDTAQYKVTYPHRKNTKEVDDYKNEESNKKKYPVSRSGNNPGRVKRVVSCKRKTHHLMVARRKQVGSVRNYDAANKENETNCLLDVQQETFDMEPWEFPLNVNSAYKTCRTSSEQIDSTLSELTRDHSAMTDVLFGRNLRLKVALTLWQRNVGELLKYFLRMEDTGVFVDFLPLISKSIDQDSAKITIGCCVDLFPLVKRVLSNPYEEYLIVGLNWINSVLKKWWAELKASGYSGSSKPLLDKNFQVFNQQLLELWHQEPSLNSAPGAAGDMAKVIGSFLSQLT
- the LOC115036267 gene encoding KATNB1-like protein 1 isoform X2, with product MNSNSEDGDYQNLEHFFHGDTAQYKVTYPHRKNTKEVDDYKNEESNKKKYPVSRSGNNPGRVKRVVSCKRKTHHLMVARRKQVGSVRNYDAANKENETNCLLDVQQETFDMEPWEFPLNVNSAYKTCRTSSEQIDSTLSELTRDHSAMTDVLFGRNLRLKVALTLWQRNVGELLKYFLRMEDTGVFVDFLPLISKSIDQDSAKITIGCCVDLFPLVKRVLSNPYEEYLIVGLNWINSVLKKWWAELKASGYSGSSKPLLDKNFQVFNQQLLELWHQEPSLNSAPGAAGDMAKVIGSFLSQLT
- the LOC115036267 gene encoding KATNB1-like protein 1 isoform X3 — translated: MNSNSEDGDYQNLEHFFHGDTAQYKVTYPHRKNTKEESNKKKYPVSRSGNNPGRVKRVVSCKRKTHHLMVARRKQVGSVRNYDAANKENETNCLLDVQQETFDMEPWEFPLNVNSAYKTCRTSSEQIDSTLSELTRDHSAMTDVLFGRNLRLKVALTLWQRNVGELLKYFLRMEDTGVFVDFLPLISKSIDQDSAKITIGCCVDLFPLVKRVLSNPYEEYLIVGLNWINSVLKKWWAELKASGYSGSSKPLLDKNFQVFNQQLLELWHQEPSLNSAPGAAGDMAKVIGSFLSQLT